One window of the Shewanella khirikhana genome contains the following:
- a CDS encoding sulfurtransferase TusA family protein, which translates to MIFIDLTAFRCPVPLVQVKLALKKLPAGETLEVALLDSASRRDVPAFLEKQGYRVEKTRDDQSCLTLRISRMAPN; encoded by the coding sequence ATGATTTTTATCGATTTAACCGCGTTTCGATGTCCTGTTCCTCTGGTTCAGGTTAAGCTGGCGCTGAAAAAGTTGCCCGCAGGCGAAACGCTCGAAGTTGCCTTGTTGGACAGCGCATCCCGCCGTGATGTTCCCGCTTTTCTTGAAAAACAGGGATATCGGGTAGAAAAGACCCGGGATGACCAAAGTTGCCTTACACTTCGGATCAGCCGGATGGCACCGAATTAA
- a CDS encoding DUF2069 domain-containing protein, translating to MRFSVLSDTQLLLKINRAGYLALLLVLGYWFLLGPNSQEYSLLFNALWLVPLLLPLPGLMKGNPYTHAWASFVLCLYLLHGLTLVYIAGDWLWFALLELGLLILLSVTFPFYARHRGRELGLGLKKKSKDEPSQ from the coding sequence TTGAGGTTTTCCGTGCTGTCTGATACCCAGCTTTTGCTGAAAATAAACCGCGCAGGTTATCTGGCGCTGTTGCTGGTACTTGGCTACTGGTTCTTGCTTGGCCCCAACAGCCAGGAATATTCGCTGTTATTCAACGCCCTGTGGCTGGTCCCCCTGCTGCTGCCGCTGCCGGGACTGATGAAAGGCAACCCTTATACCCACGCCTGGGCAAGCTTTGTGCTGTGCCTGTATCTGTTGCACGGCCTGACGCTGGTCTATATTGCCGGTGATTGGCTCTGGTTTGCGCTGCTGGAACTGGGTTTACTGATCTTACTGTCGGTCACCTTCCCCTTCTACGCCCGCCACCGTGGCCGTGAATTGGGGCTTGGACTGAAGAAAAAGTCCAAAGATGAGCCTTCGCAATAA
- the arsC gene encoding arsenate reductase (glutaredoxin) (This arsenate reductase requires both glutathione and glutaredoxin to convert arsenate to arsenite, after which the efflux transporter formed by ArsA and ArsB can extrude the arsenite from the cell, providing resistance.) has translation MTKAVILHNPRCSKSRETLALLNENGVEVEVVEYLKDTPDADEIRHILSLLGLGARELMRTKEDEYKAQGLDNPALSDAELIAAMVATPKLIERPVVLANGKAAIGRPPVKVLDIL, from the coding sequence ATGACAAAAGCCGTAATCCTGCATAACCCTCGCTGCTCCAAAAGCCGCGAAACGCTGGCGCTGCTCAATGAAAATGGCGTTGAGGTCGAGGTGGTTGAGTACCTCAAAGACACCCCCGATGCCGACGAAATCCGCCATATTCTGTCGCTGCTGGGCCTCGGCGCCCGCGAACTGATGCGCACCAAGGAAGACGAGTACAAGGCCCAGGGACTGGACAATCCGGCCCTCAGCGACGCTGAGCTTATTGCCGCCATGGTCGCCACCCCCAAACTGATTGAACGCCCTGTGGTGCTCGCCAACGGCAAAGCTGCCATCGGTCGCCCTCCGGTCAAGGTTCTGGATATTCTTTGA
- a CDS encoding M48 family metalloprotease has protein sequence MRILTLSRLTNTLAAAGLTALLSLPATSFANNDLPDLGTAAVNTFSLEKEMVYGDAYMRVIRSSAPLLSDPVLSQYLTELGNKLVANATGVKTPFYFFLLRNDEINAFAFFGGHVGVHTGLFLNADTESEIASVLAHEITHVTQRHLARSLEAQQKSGPATIAGLLGAILLTIAAPQAGMAALATTQALATQSKINYTRLHEKEADRIGMQILVEAGFDPNAAADFFGKLASRYRFTTKPPQMLLTHPLPESRISEARNRATQYPHRYVPDSLNYHLAKARIQVRFSSYSEESALALFDKQLARHTYAFESAALYGKALALFRLKRFDESEAIIDKLLARDDNNLFYLDTKTDLLAQRKDYKSAITLLEAKRKLKPTSQVINANLANIYIEAGESPKAIPLLEDMVFLDRQNPLPYQLMTEAYRKEGNKALEHFSNAENLALAADYKGAVDQLNFAYRYTKDDALQLARIEARIRQFKEAERALEELK, from the coding sequence TTGCGTATATTGACTCTCTCTCGACTGACCAACACCCTCGCCGCTGCGGGGCTCACTGCCTTGTTGAGCCTGCCGGCCACCAGTTTCGCCAATAACGATCTGCCGGATCTTGGCACAGCCGCAGTCAATACCTTCAGTCTGGAAAAAGAGATGGTGTATGGCGATGCCTATATGCGGGTCATTCGCTCATCGGCGCCGCTATTGAGTGACCCGGTGCTGAGCCAATACCTCACCGAGCTTGGAAACAAGCTGGTCGCCAATGCCACCGGCGTGAAAACCCCCTTTTACTTCTTTTTGCTGCGTAATGATGAAATCAACGCCTTCGCATTTTTCGGCGGCCACGTTGGGGTGCACACAGGACTGTTTTTGAATGCCGACACCGAGAGTGAAATCGCCTCAGTGCTGGCCCACGAAATCACCCACGTGACCCAGCGCCATCTGGCGCGCTCACTGGAAGCCCAGCAAAAATCCGGCCCTGCCACCATCGCCGGGCTCCTTGGTGCAATCCTGTTAACCATCGCCGCGCCCCAGGCCGGTATGGCGGCACTGGCCACCACCCAGGCGCTGGCCACCCAGTCCAAAATCAACTACACCCGTTTGCATGAAAAAGAAGCCGACCGCATCGGCATGCAAATTCTGGTGGAAGCCGGTTTTGACCCCAATGCCGCTGCTGACTTTTTCGGAAAGCTCGCCAGCCGTTATCGCTTTACCACCAAGCCGCCGCAAATGCTGCTGACTCACCCGCTGCCCGAGTCACGGATCAGCGAGGCACGCAACCGTGCAACCCAGTATCCGCACCGCTATGTACCGGACAGTCTGAACTACCATCTCGCCAAGGCCCGGATCCAGGTGCGTTTTTCAAGCTACAGTGAAGAATCGGCACTTGCTCTGTTTGACAAACAGCTTGCCCGCCACACCTATGCTTTTGAAAGCGCAGCGCTTTATGGCAAGGCGCTGGCCCTGTTTCGGTTAAAACGTTTTGATGAGTCTGAAGCGATTATTGATAAACTTCTGGCGCGGGATGACAACAATCTGTTTTATCTCGATACCAAAACCGACCTGTTAGCCCAGCGCAAAGACTACAAGAGCGCCATTACCCTGCTGGAGGCCAAGCGTAAGCTCAAGCCCACCTCTCAGGTGATAAATGCCAACCTGGCCAATATCTACATTGAAGCGGGCGAAAGCCCCAAAGCCATTCCACTGCTGGAAGACATGGTGTTCCTCGACCGTCAGAATCCGCTGCCTTATCAGCTGATGACAGAGGCGTATCGCAAGGAAGGCAATAAGGCGCTGGAGCACTTCTCTAACGCCGAAAACCTGGCTCTGGCCGCCGATTACAAGGGTGCCGTTGACCAGCTCAACTTTGCTTACCGCTACACCAAAGATGATGCGCTGCAACTGGCACGCATCGAGGCCCGTATTCGCCAGTTCAAGGAAGCTGAGCGGGCGTTGGAAGAGCTCAAATAA
- the hda gene encoding DnaA inactivator Hda produces MTQQSPLQLSLPVHLPDDETFASYYPAAGNDELIGALKSAAGGEGNHAIYLWGPIKSGRTHLMHAACAHANEVERRSFYIPLGIHASISTALLEGLEQFDLICIDDVDAVAGHPLWEEAIFDLYNRVLEQKRGSLIVSASASPMEAGFGLPDLLSRMHWGLTYQLQPMMDDEKLAALQRRSAMRGLQLPEDVGRFLLNRMARDLRTLFDVLDRLDKASMVHQRKLTIPFVKEMLRL; encoded by the coding sequence GTGACACAACAGTCTCCATTGCAATTGTCTCTGCCAGTCCATTTACCGGACGATGAAACCTTCGCCAGTTATTACCCCGCAGCGGGTAATGATGAGCTTATTGGTGCCCTGAAATCGGCGGCGGGCGGCGAGGGCAATCATGCCATTTACCTCTGGGGGCCAATTAAATCGGGGCGAACTCATCTGATGCACGCAGCCTGTGCCCACGCCAACGAGGTGGAGCGGCGCAGCTTTTATATTCCCCTTGGTATTCACGCCAGTATTTCCACCGCATTGCTGGAAGGGCTGGAGCAGTTTGACCTTATTTGTATCGACGATGTGGATGCCGTGGCCGGTCACCCGCTGTGGGAAGAAGCCATTTTCGACCTCTATAATCGGGTGCTGGAGCAAAAGCGTGGCAGCCTGATTGTCAGTGCCAGCGCCTCGCCGATGGAAGCCGGATTTGGCTTGCCGGATCTGCTCTCCAGAATGCATTGGGGGCTGACCTATCAGCTGCAACCCATGATGGATGATGAAAAACTGGCAGCATTGCAACGCCGCTCAGCCATGCGTGGCTTGCAGTTACCCGAGGACGTAGGACGCTTTTTGCTGAATCGGATGGCGCGGGATTTACGAACCCTTTTTGATGTACTGGATAGACTGGACAAGGCGTCCATGGTGCATCAACGCAAGCTGACAATCCCGTTTGTGAAAGAGATGCTAAGGCTCTGA
- the sodB gene encoding superoxide dismutase [Fe], with amino-acid sequence MAFELPPLPYAKNALEPHISQETIEYHYGKHHNTYVVKLNGLIPGTEFEGKSLEEIVKTSTGGIFNNAAQVWNHTFYWNCLSPNGGGAATGAVADAINAAFGSFEEFKAKFTDAAVNNFGSAWTWLVKNADGSVAIVNTSNAATPLTDASVTPILTVDVWEHAYYIDYRNVRPDYLAHFWELVNWDFVNQNFAG; translated from the coding sequence ATGGCTTTCGAATTACCACCACTGCCTTATGCGAAGAACGCACTGGAACCCCATATTTCCCAGGAAACTATCGAGTACCACTACGGTAAGCACCACAACACCTACGTGGTTAAGCTGAACGGTCTGATCCCAGGTACCGAGTTCGAAGGCAAGAGCCTGGAAGAGATCGTTAAGACCTCTACCGGCGGTATCTTCAACAACGCCGCTCAGGTTTGGAACCACACCTTCTACTGGAACTGTCTGTCTCCAAATGGCGGCGGCGCTGCCACTGGCGCAGTAGCCGATGCCATCAACGCTGCTTTCGGCTCTTTCGAAGAGTTCAAAGCCAAGTTTACCGATGCCGCTGTAAACAACTTCGGCAGCGCCTGGACCTGGTTGGTGAAGAACGCTGACGGTTCTGTTGCTATCGTTAACACCAGCAACGCAGCCACCCCGCTGACCGATGCTTCTGTTACCCCAATCCTGACTGTGGATGTGTGGGAACACGCTTACTACATCGATTACCGCAACGTACGTCCTGACTACCTGGCCCACTTCTGGGAACTGGTAAACTGGGACTTCGTGAACCAGAACTTCGCTGGCTAA
- a CDS encoding DUF2066 domain-containing protein, translating into MLKTFHKLALATGLLLGAMGAEAVQVNRLNEADVPVSSRSGAELEQAIKDAMAKVMVKNSGSQEALANAQVQALINQARSALSQFGYVENNGKLYVRASFDSARITGTLRDAQLPVWGKQRPLTLLWLATDGETEKVLLGDHSDLPVRSQFNDASAQTGVPLLFPLLDLDDMMVANINSVRGFFPEEVAGASSRYQSDFFAIATLDTQDGGYEYRLALYPRSSGIDPGQVIQAVNEVSGRSENLEDAISAMLSGMSSYYVSRYAVTGTSETSGTELVFTGVNKLKAVVDIETYLGQLSMVKSVRLVSIQGDAVRFALALFGSEDELRRTLALEPRLTPLGDSPAVLPGSTGSTDPASQGDSSAQPDPFANAINPGDVLETPGLPAKPNHYEWRGQ; encoded by the coding sequence ATGTTGAAGACCTTTCACAAGCTGGCCCTGGCCACCGGATTGCTGCTGGGTGCCATGGGCGCCGAGGCGGTGCAGGTAAATCGCCTTAATGAAGCCGATGTGCCCGTCAGTTCACGCAGTGGCGCCGAACTTGAGCAGGCGATTAAAGATGCCATGGCCAAGGTCATGGTAAAAAACAGCGGCAGCCAGGAAGCACTCGCCAATGCCCAGGTGCAGGCACTGATTAATCAGGCCCGTTCGGCCCTCAGTCAGTTTGGCTATGTGGAAAATAACGGCAAACTATACGTGCGTGCCAGTTTCGACAGTGCGCGAATTACCGGCACCCTCAGAGATGCCCAGCTGCCGGTGTGGGGTAAACAGCGTCCTTTGACTCTGCTGTGGCTTGCCACCGACGGTGAAACCGAAAAGGTACTGCTTGGGGACCATTCCGATCTGCCTGTACGCAGTCAGTTCAACGATGCCAGTGCCCAGACCGGTGTGCCGCTGCTGTTTCCGCTGTTGGATCTTGACGACATGATGGTCGCCAATATCAACTCGGTGCGCGGTTTCTTCCCCGAGGAAGTGGCTGGCGCCTCATCGCGTTATCAGTCTGATTTTTTTGCGATTGCTACTCTGGACACCCAGGATGGCGGTTATGAGTATCGGCTGGCGCTTTACCCGCGATCGTCAGGCATTGATCCCGGGCAGGTTATTCAGGCGGTGAATGAAGTCTCTGGCCGCAGCGAAAATCTTGAAGATGCCATTTCAGCTATGCTGTCCGGCATGAGCAGTTATTATGTGTCCCGTTACGCAGTGACAGGCACCAGCGAAACCTCGGGAACCGAGCTGGTGTTCACCGGTGTCAACAAGCTGAAAGCCGTGGTGGATATCGAAACTTACCTTGGCCAGCTGTCGATGGTGAAATCTGTACGGCTGGTGAGTATTCAGGGCGATGCGGTGCGCTTTGCACTGGCGCTCTTTGGCAGCGAAGATGAACTCAGGCGCACTCTTGCTCTGGAGCCGAGGTTGACGCCACTTGGCGATTCACCGGCCGTGCTGCCTGGTAGCACTGGCTCAACCGATCCTGCCAGCCAGGGGGATAGCAGCGCGCAACCCGATCCCTTCGCCAATGCGATTAATCCGGGCGATGTACTGGAAACGCCGGGGCTGCCCGCCAAGCCAAATCACTACGAGTGGCGCGGCCAGTAA
- the bcp gene encoding thioredoxin-dependent thiol peroxidase, which translates to MNTLKAGDKAPQFTLPNQNGEMISLAECLKNGPVLVYFYPKALTPGCTDQACGLRDVKPQLDAKGVTVFGISPDPVAKLKKFEEKHGLNFHLLSDEEHAVADAFGVWGEKKFMGKVYDGIHRLSFIVGTDGTISHDLTKFKTKTHHETVLEALG; encoded by the coding sequence ATGAATACCTTAAAAGCAGGCGATAAAGCGCCGCAGTTTACCTTGCCCAACCAAAACGGCGAGATGATTTCCCTGGCTGAGTGCCTCAAGAACGGTCCTGTGCTGGTGTACTTCTACCCCAAGGCGCTGACCCCTGGCTGTACCGATCAGGCCTGTGGCCTGCGCGACGTTAAGCCGCAGCTGGATGCCAAGGGCGTGACTGTGTTTGGCATCAGCCCCGATCCCGTGGCCAAGCTGAAGAAGTTTGAAGAAAAGCACGGCCTCAATTTCCATTTGCTGTCAGATGAAGAGCACGCCGTGGCCGATGCCTTTGGTGTCTGGGGCGAGAAAAAGTTCATGGGCAAGGTGTATGACGGCATTCACCGCTTGAGCTTTATTGTTGGCACCGATGGCACCATAAGCCATGATTTGACCAAATTCAAAACCAAGACCCACCACGAAACTGTACTCGAAGCGCTGGGCTGA
- a CDS encoding glycine cleavage system protein R has translation MTNYLVVTAMGSDRPGIVSKLARLASDCDCDIVDSRMALFGNEFTLIMMVSGSWAAITKIEAALPQLSVEMELLTVMKRTSRHTPQNYVSRIEVEFHGKDQRGTMKRITQFLADRSLDLAAVRSNAEETAAGDSIQHVFLAINIPEKVELDKLEKSIHELASEMSLACQIKRMQS, from the coding sequence ATGACCAATTACCTGGTCGTCACCGCCATGGGATCCGATCGTCCCGGTATCGTCAGCAAGCTCGCCCGTCTGGCCAGCGATTGTGATTGTGATATCGTCGACAGCCGCATGGCGCTTTTCGGCAATGAATTCACCTTGATCATGATGGTGTCCGGCTCCTGGGCGGCCATCACCAAGATTGAAGCCGCCCTGCCCCAATTGTCGGTGGAAATGGAACTGCTGACCGTGATGAAGCGCACTTCGCGTCACACGCCGCAAAACTATGTGTCGCGGATTGAGGTGGAATTCCACGGTAAAGATCAGCGCGGCACCATGAAGCGCATCACCCAGTTTTTGGCCGACCGCTCGCTGGATTTGGCAGCAGTACGCTCAAACGCAGAGGAAACAGCCGCCGGCGATTCTATCCAGCACGTGTTCCTCGCCATCAATATTCCTGAAAAAGTTGAACTGGATAAGCTCGAAAAGAGTATTCATGAGCTGGCAAGCGAGATGTCGCTGGCCTGTCAGATCAAAAGAATGCAAAGCTGA
- the grxD gene encoding Grx4 family monothiol glutaredoxin, with protein sequence METVERIKQQIAENPIIVYMKGSPKLPSCGFSARVAEMMINIGEQFAYVDILQHPDIRAELPKYANWPTFPQLWVEGELIGGCDILTEMFQKGELQPLIKEVAAKYKTEAE encoded by the coding sequence ATGGAAACAGTAGAAAGAATCAAGCAGCAAATCGCTGAAAACCCAATCATTGTCTACATGAAGGGTTCTCCAAAGCTGCCAAGCTGTGGTTTCTCTGCCCGCGTTGCCGAGATGATGATTAACATTGGTGAGCAGTTTGCCTATGTGGACATCCTGCAACATCCGGATATCCGTGCCGAGCTGCCAAAGTACGCCAACTGGCCAACCTTCCCACAGCTGTGGGTAGAGGGTGAGCTGATCGGCGGTTGCGACATCCTGACCGAGATGTTCCAAAAAGGCGAACTGCAGCCGCTCATCAAAGAAGTGGCCGCCAAGTACAAGACTGAAGCAGAATAA
- a CDS encoding AI-2E family transporter translates to MLDFVTRWYKDKFSDPQAVTLLFILFSLWALIYFAGGLLAPLLVALVLAFLLEWPVAQMTRIGVNRTTGASLMLVLFAGIVLLIVFGLVPSIWKQGMALLTELPAMLDKGMGYLEELTQKYPQYVSADQVIAMEAELKRMLDTQHLLDIGKQILGFSASLLVLMVYTILVPLLVFFFLKDKEELIRGSKRFFPSNRDLARKVWGEMNQQIFNYIRGKVIEIIIVGAVSYVFFAFMGLRYSALLGVLTGLSVLIPYVGATLVTLPIALVGFFQWGFSAEFGYLMLGYGIIQALDGNVLVPILFSDAVDLHPVIIIAAVLVFGGLWGFWGVFFAIPLASLVKAVINVWPRNHPPEQPQLPGGGGTTTADKPVSE, encoded by the coding sequence ATGCTCGACTTCGTGACTCGCTGGTACAAGGACAAGTTCAGTGATCCCCAGGCAGTGACGCTGCTGTTTATTCTCTTTTCCCTGTGGGCCTTGATTTACTTTGCTGGCGGCTTGCTGGCGCCTTTGTTGGTGGCTCTGGTGTTGGCCTTCCTGCTGGAGTGGCCGGTGGCTCAGATGACCCGGATTGGCGTTAACCGCACCACAGGTGCCTCGCTGATGTTGGTGCTGTTTGCCGGGATAGTGCTGCTGATTGTGTTCGGCCTGGTGCCCAGTATCTGGAAGCAGGGAATGGCACTGCTGACCGAGCTGCCCGCCATGCTCGATAAAGGCATGGGCTACCTTGAGGAGCTGACCCAGAAGTACCCTCAATATGTGAGTGCCGATCAGGTAATTGCCATGGAGGCCGAGCTTAAGCGTATGCTCGATACTCAGCATTTGCTGGATATCGGCAAGCAAATTCTTGGATTTTCGGCGTCGCTGCTGGTGCTGATGGTGTACACCATCCTGGTGCCGCTGCTGGTGTTCTTTTTCCTTAAGGATAAAGAAGAGCTTATCCGCGGCAGCAAGCGCTTTTTCCCCTCTAACCGCGACCTTGCCCGTAAGGTGTGGGGTGAGATGAATCAGCAGATTTTCAACTATATTCGCGGCAAAGTGATTGAAATTATTATTGTTGGCGCCGTGAGTTATGTGTTCTTTGCCTTTATGGGGCTGAGATACTCGGCGCTGCTGGGGGTGCTGACCGGTCTGTCAGTACTGATCCCTTACGTGGGTGCGACCCTGGTGACACTGCCGATTGCACTGGTGGGCTTTTTCCAGTGGGGCTTCTCGGCGGAATTTGGCTACCTGATGCTGGGCTACGGTATTATTCAGGCGCTCGATGGTAACGTGCTGGTGCCGATTTTGTTCTCGGATGCGGTGGACCTGCACCCGGTTATCATTATCGCGGCAGTGCTGGTATTCGGCGGTCTGTGGGGCTTCTGGGGCGTGTTTTTTGCCATTCCGCTGGCATCGCTGGTCAAAGCCGTTATCAACGTTTGGCCGCGCAATCATCCGCCCGAGCAGCCGCAGCTACCAGGTGGTGGCGGCACAACCACAGCAGACAAGCCCGTGAGCGAATAA
- a CDS encoding uracil-xanthine permease family protein, translating into MNKLLLPLQGAQMLFVAFGALVLMPLLTGLDTSVALFTAGLGTLLFQLITRRQVPVFLASSFAFIAPIMYAVQTWGVAATMGGLIAAGGVYLMLSLLVKLKGVGFIHRLLPPVVVGPVIIIIGLGLAPVAVNMALGKTGDGSAVLVDGDTALVISLLSLTTTILVAIFAKGILKLMPILAGILVGYVTALFYGVVSFDALIAAPWFAVPHFTAPEFHWQAILFMIPVAIAPAVEHIGDILAISNVTRKDFMKDPGLHRTLAGDGVATMAAAAFGGPPNTTYSEVTGAVTLTRNFDPKIMTWAAIVAILLAFIGKLGALMQTIPVPVMGGIMCLLFGSIAAVGLSTLIRNQVDLACPRNLAIVGVTLVFGIGGMAFGIGSFSLTGISLCGIVAILMNLLLPPSAPEPESP; encoded by the coding sequence ATGAACAAACTCCTGCTGCCCCTCCAGGGTGCCCAAATGCTGTTTGTGGCGTTTGGCGCGCTGGTGTTGATGCCGCTGCTGACCGGGCTCGACACCAGTGTGGCCCTCTTTACCGCAGGTCTGGGTACCTTGCTGTTCCAGCTTATCACCCGCAGACAAGTACCTGTGTTTCTCGCCTCCTCCTTCGCCTTTATTGCCCCCATCATGTATGCGGTGCAAACCTGGGGCGTTGCCGCCACCATGGGTGGCTTGATTGCCGCCGGCGGCGTGTATCTGATGCTGTCGCTGCTGGTCAAACTGAAAGGTGTTGGCTTTATTCACCGCCTGTTACCCCCGGTTGTGGTGGGCCCTGTGATCATCATAATCGGTCTTGGCCTTGCGCCGGTGGCGGTGAATATGGCGCTGGGTAAGACCGGTGACGGCAGCGCCGTGTTGGTTGATGGCGATACTGCGCTGGTGATTTCTCTGTTATCTCTGACCACGACCATATTGGTGGCGATATTTGCCAAAGGGATCCTAAAGCTGATGCCGATTCTGGCCGGGATCCTGGTGGGTTATGTCACCGCGCTCTTCTATGGCGTAGTCAGCTTTGATGCCCTTATCGCCGCGCCCTGGTTTGCGGTGCCACACTTTACCGCGCCGGAATTTCACTGGCAGGCAATCCTGTTCATGATCCCGGTGGCCATCGCCCCGGCGGTGGAGCACATTGGCGATATACTTGCGATTTCCAATGTCACCCGCAAAGACTTTATGAAAGACCCGGGCCTGCACCGCACCCTTGCCGGTGACGGGGTTGCCACCATGGCCGCTGCCGCCTTTGGCGGACCGCCAAATACCACCTACTCCGAAGTGACCGGCGCCGTGACCTTAACCCGCAACTTTGACCCCAAAATCATGACCTGGGCCGCCATTGTCGCCATTCTGCTGGCCTTTATCGGTAAACTTGGGGCGCTGATGCAAACCATTCCGGTGCCAGTGATGGGCGGCATTATGTGTTTGCTGTTTGGCTCCATTGCTGCAGTGGGCCTCAGCACCCTTATTCGCAATCAGGTCGATTTGGCCTGCCCGCGTAACCTTGCGATTGTGGGAGTAACGCTGGTATTTGGTATCGGCGGTATGGCTTTTGGTATTGGCTCATTCAGCCTCACCGGCATCAGCTTGTGCGGTATCGTTGCCATTTTGATGAATCTGCTGCTGCCACCTTCGGCACCTGAGCCCGAAAGCCCTTAA